CCGCGGCGGCGACGCGGTTATCACGGAAATGGCGATTTACAACATCAACATGATTGTGGATTTCAATAACGACGGGCCTTTGCCAGTCATCGATCCGGTGTACGCACCGCGCTGGGCCTACACCGCCGAAGTCAGCGGCGAAGGCACTCAATCAGTCAGCGGAATCGCGATGTTTTTCGTCTCCGGCCAGATCGGCATTCGGAATGGTTCGCTGCCCGTCGGCGGCGACCCGCACTTCCGCGGCACGGGCGCCAACCGCGCCACACTCGTCGGCCACGTGGACATTTCGCCCGGCAGCGGCAGCGTATTCATTCGCCACGGACTCGCATCGGCGACGACCACCGCCGGCGTGGGGATCTCTGCGGCCAACACGTTCATTCGTCTCGGGTTCGGCGACGAGAGCACGGTCTACACCGCGGCCGCCGGCGGCGACAGCCCGATTCCCGAAGCGACGCTGACGCCGGAGCCGGCGGGCTTCGCGCTCCTGGCCGCAGCACTGTTGATGGCGATTACTCGCCAATCGCGCACAGCAGTCTGTAGCCAGCGGCAGTCGCCCGTAGCAGCCCGTTGAAAAACGCGACGAAGCCGCGCGAAGTAGGCGAATTCCCCGACCAAGACCCGGCCGAGGGCGGCCGGGCTACACTTTTTCAACGGGCTGGGAGGGTGGGCCGTGTCCACCCTACGCGCGTCGCACCGGCGAGACGCCGATGCTCCCCCTCAATTCCTGTTCCCTGTTCCCTGTTCCCTTTTCGCGCTACGCCTTGCCCGCGTAGATATCCATGATCTTCCGCAGCATCGCCAGCGCATCTTTCTTCGGCCGCTGGAACGCGTTGCGCCCGATGATGCTGCCGAACGACCCGCCGTCGCGAAGGCCGCGGATTTCGTCGTAGATCGCGTTTTCGTCCTTGGCCGCTCCGCCGGAGAAGATGACGATACGCCGGCCGTCGAAGGCGCTCTGGACGACGTGCTTGATCCGCTCCGCCAGCGTCTTGATCGGAATTGCCTGCTTCTCGTAGACCTTCTTGGCCTCGGCCTGCTCGATGAAATCCGTCGGCGGCTTGACCTTGACGATGTGCGCGCCGAGCTGGCAGGCGATCTGGGCCGCGTAGCAGGTGACGTCGATGCCGGTTTCGCCCTCCTTGCTCAGTCCTTCGCCGCGCGGATAGCTCCAGACCACCACCACCAGCCCGACGCGCTTGGCGTTTTCCGAAAGCTCGTTGAGCTGCTCGTATTGCCGCTGCGAGTTGGCCGAGCCGGGGTAAATCGTGAAGCCGATCGCGGCGCAGCCCAGCCGCAGCGCATGGTCGATCGACGCGGTGATGGCCTGCGTCGGGTTTTTCGTCCCGTAGAGCGAGTCGTTGTTGTTGAGCTTGAGGATGAGCGGCAGTTCGCCCGCGAACGTGCGCGCCCCGGCTTCGATGAATCCGAGCGGAGCGGCGTACGCATTGCAGCCGGCCTCGAGCGCCAGCTCGAAATGGTAGTGCGGGTTATAGCCCGGCGGATTGGGGGCGAAGCTGCGGGCCGGGCCGTGCTCGAAACCCTGATCGACGGGAAGGATGACGAACTTGCCGGTGTCCTTCAGCGTTCCGGTTCCGATCAGTCGGCGGAGATTCGCCAGAACGCCGGCGTTGTCGGCTTCATACCAGCTCAGAATCTGCTTTACGCGGTCAGGCATCATGGGCGTCGCTCCCGAGATTGACGTTTGGCGGCCGACGATGCGGCGTCGCGCGGCGGCCGCCGAGGGGCTTTCAGCCAGGTTACCGGGCTGGAGTGTACAGCGCGACGTGGAACCGGGGCAACGATTGTCGCATTCCGAAACAGGTTGCGCATGGCGGCGTCTGTCGGAACCCGCCGCGCCGAGCGGCGGGGTGAGGTCCGTGCATCGAACCGCCCTGAAGCGCGGGAACGTCACCCCGCCGCTTGGCGCGGCGGGTTCGGAAATTGCAGCGCGGGAACGCCCCTCGAAGTGTTACGCTGCGGCTGCCGATCGGATAGAAATCCCGACCATGGCCGAGCAGAACTCCGCAACAGCCACGGAACTATCCCGCCCCGCGCGGGGCGCGGCGCTTGAACGCGGCATGAGCGTCCTAGCGCCCTTGATCGGCCTGCTCGTGGTCATCCTGGTTTTCTACGCCATTCCGCCGCATGCGCCCCTGCAACTCGCTCATCTGCGTACGATCGCGGTTCACATGGTTATCGTCGGCATTGCCGCACTCGGCATGACCGTTTTGATCATCAGCGGCGGGATCGATCTCTCAGTTGGTTCGGTCATCGCGCTTTCGAGCGTCACGACCGCTCTGGCATTGAAGGCCGGGTGGCCGGTGGTCGCGGCGCTGGGGGTGGCGCTGGCGACCGGGGCGGCGTGCGGTCTTTACAACGGCCTGCTGGTCACGCTGCTGCGGCTGCCGCCCTTCATCGCGACGCTCGGCACGCTGGGGTTTTATCGGGGATTGGCGAAGTGGATTTCGAACAGCATGCCGGTCTCGGCGGCGACCGGCGGCCTGGAGAAGTGGGTGCAGCCCATGCCGCAGGACGAGGCGATGGTCTTCGCGCCGGGTGTGTGGGTGCTGGCGGTGCTGGCGGTATTCGTCGCGGCGGCGCTGCACTACTCGATACCGGGGCGCTACGCGTTTGCGATCGGCTCAAACGAAGCCACGGCGCGGCTGTGCGGCGTGCGGGTGGAACGAGTGAAGATCGGTTTCTACATCTTCGCCGGCGTGATGACGGGGCTGGCGGGGCTTCTTCAGTTCGCGCGACTGACGCAGGGAGACCCGACGGTGGCGGTCGGCCTTGAGCTGGACGTGATCGCCGCTGTCGTCATCGGCGGCGGGTCGCTGGCAGGCGGGCAGGGAGGCGTCCTCGGCACGCTCGCCGGGGCGTTTCTGATGGCCTTTTTGCGAAATCGCTGCACGGTGCTGGGCTGGTCGAACTACGTGCAGGAGATGATCGTCGGGCACATCATTATTGTCGCGGTGGCGCTGGATCAGTGGCGGCTGCGGCGGCAGCGTTCGTAGCGGGCGGGTGGAACGGGCATCGTGCCCGTTCCGCCGACCGCGGGGACGGGCGAGACGCCCGTCCCACCCCAATCACGGCGACGCCTGTCCCATCCGGATTACGACGTAGCGCAGGTCGCCGATCAACGTGCGGGCGGGACGCCCGCACTCCCCGCGCGCAGTTCATTCGCCCGCGCGCAGTTCATTCGCCCGCGCGCAGTTCATTCGCCCGCGCACAGTTCATTCGGCCGCGCACAATTCATTCGCCCGCGCACAGTTCATTCGCGCGCGCGAGCGTCTCGGCCGCCAGCTCCGGACGGGCGGTTTTCTCGTATAACTCGGCCAGTCGTCGCAGGGCCGCGACCGCGTCGGCGCGATGCCCCTGCTGATCCTGGACAAGAACCCCGGTCGCCGGCGCCAGCAGCGGCTCGGCTTCCGCCATGTTTCCGAGCGCGACCAGCGCCGCCGCCAGCGTCGCCTGCGTCCGCCACGTCTTGTAGTGCCCGATCGGGGGCTTCGCCGTGTGAATCTTCCAGGCCGCTTCAAGCGTGACGAGCGCCGCGGCCGCATCACCCCGCGCGAGTTGCACGCGCCCGAGCGTCCACGTCGAGTCACCGACGCTGCGCGAATTCTCGCCGCGCGCCAGCCGTCGGCGCATCTCCAGCGCCTGCGTTGCGTAGCCTTCGGCCTCATCCCACCGGCCCCCGTCGCACAGAAGATTCGCCATTCGATCCAGCCCGGCGGCCAGATTGCCGTCGTCCTTGTCGCCGTACTCGCCGTGCCACAAGTCGAGCGCCGCGCGCGTGTGCGACTCGGCCTCGGTCAACAGCTCCGCATCCACGCCGCCGCACGGGTGAACCGCCCGATCAACCAGCACCGTTCCCAGGTTGACCTCGCTCACCGCCAGCTTGGACCGCGAGACGCCAGGTATCTGCCGCCGCATGTCGAGCGCCCGGCGATACAGATCTTCGGCGTCGGCGTATTCGCGGCGGTCGGCCAGCAGCTCGGCGAGCTGGTTCAGGCTGTTGACGATGTCGCCGTGCGGCTTGTCGCCGTAGAGCGTGAGGCGCATGTCGAGCGCGTCTCGCACGAGCGGCTCGGCCTCGTCGCCGCGGCCGAGGCGGTTCAGCACGGCGCCGAGCGTGGCCATGCTGGAGGCGACCTCGCGATCGGGTTTTCCGCCGGCCAGCGCCTGGCGAATCGAGAGCGCCTGGCGGAGGCGCGGCTCGGCCTGGTCGTCTTCGCCTTTCTTGACGAAAAGCTGGCCGTAATCATTGAGCGATTCGGCGAGCGCGGCGGACTGGTAGCCGAGCTTCAGGGCGCGGATCTTCAGCGCCTTTTCGTAGAGCGGAACGGCCAGGTCATACGCGCTGCGGTCCTTATGCAGCCAGGCCTGGTAGTTGTAGACCTCGGCGACGTCCGGGCTGTCGGCGCCCAGCAGCGCCATTCGGACTTGCAGCGCCTCGTCGTAGAGCGGCAGGGCCTCGTCGGTTCGGCCAGACTCGTGCAGCGCCCGGCCCAGATCGAACGCAGCGTTTGCATATTGGCGCGAGTTTTCGCCAAGCTGGCCGCGCCACAGCGCGTACGCGGCGCGCAGCTCGCGCTCGGCCTTGCCATAGATATTGCGGGCCAGGTATAGCCGGCCGAGCTCATGGTGAACGCCGGCGCGGACGTCCGCGTCGGCGGCGAAGGTTTGTTCGACTTCGCTCGCGGCGCGGTCCAGCGCGTCTTCGAGCGACTGGGTTCTGGCCGACGCCGGATCGGAGACGCGAAGCAGTGCGCTAAGGGCGGTGTTTACGCGGAGCGCGAGGTCAAGCTGCCGGTGGGTTTCGGCTCCGTCCCGCTCGGCCTGTCTCAGCTTCACCTGGTCGGCTTCATAGTCGGCGACGAACTGCGCCGCCTTAACCCACGCCGCCGTGACAAGCGCGGCCAGCGCAATTGCCGACGTGATGGTGAGTCTTCTGTTGCGGCGGACCCAGCGCAGCAGGTGCGTCGCCGGCCCGACGTGCCGCGCGACGATCGATCTGTCATTGAGATATCGATCGATGTCAGCCGCGAAGTCCGAGGCCGTCGCGTAGCGGCTCTGCGGGTGCTTCTCCAGCGCCTTCATCAGGATCGCGTCCACGTCCAGATCGACGCGCTTGCGAATAGACGACGCCCGCGGCGGGTCCTGCTCGGCGATTCGCCGCAGCGTTTCGCCGAGCGGCCCGTCGATCGGGCACGGGATGCGGCCGGTGACCAGCTCGTAGGTCAGCGCCCCCAGCGAATAGACGTCGCTTCGCACGCTGACGTCTTCCCCGCGCCCGCCGGCCTGCTCCGGGGGCATGTACGCGAGCGTGCCCAGCACCTGTCCCGGTTGGGAAATGGTCATCGAGTGCGCCGCGGCGGAGCTGTCGATCGACTTGGCGAGGCCGAAGTCGAGCAGCCGCGGGCGTCCGTGTGAGTCGATCAGGATGTTGGACGGCTTGAGATCTCGGTGCAGCACGCCGCGCTGATGGGCGTAATCCACCGCTTCGGCCACGTGCCGCACCACGCGCAGCACGTCGCGAATGTCCGTCTGGCCGGGAGGAAAGGCGCGATCGAGCGGCCGGCCGTCGATGAAGTCCATGACGTAGTAGTAGCTGCCATGATGCAGCCCGGAGTCGAGCACCGAGACGATGTTGGGATGCTGAAGCCGGGCGGCCAGCTCGACCTCGCGCTCAAAACGCCGGCGGCTGGCCTCGCCGGCGGTGGCGCTGTCGAGCATGAATTTGACCGCGACGCGCCGGCCGGTGGACTGCTGATAGGCTTCGTAGACCATGCCCATGCCGCCGCGGCCGATGACGTCGATGAAGTCGTAGCCTTCCAGCGCGGGGATTTCAAAGCCTCCGGCGGGCGCGGCGGCGGCGAGCGTGTCATCTGCCGAGCCGCTGCGGACGACGATGCGGCGGCCGTTCTGGGAGAGGCGCTTGATGGCGGCGATGCGAACGTCGGGGCGCTGGGAGAGCGTGGGGAAGCCCTCCAGAACCTTGTCGATGGAGACGCGCTGGCCGCCGTCGCGGGTGGCGCGAAAGCGGTCGAGCACAGCGTCAATCATGGCGTCGTCGCGCGCGTCCATGCCTAGGGAATCCAAGGGGCAGCGGCTGGCCCGGTCCGCATTATAGCTAGAGCGTGGAATCGCGCGTTTCCGGGCGGAGATTGGGTTAGCCGTCAGAACCCGCCGCGCCAAGCGGTGGGGTGACGTCCACGGCCTGGGAGACGCGGCTCGCTGCCGAACGTCACCCCGCCGCTTGGCGCGGCGGGTTCGGAAAGGCTGCCCGGCCGGCGGCGTCTGCGAAACCCGCACGAACGGAGACCGGCCGGAGGCCGGTCCCCCAGCGGTCCCCCAGCGGTTCCCCAGCGGTCCCCCAGCGGTCCCCCACGGGTCCGCCACCCGTCCGCCAGCCGCCCGCCGGGCGTCGCTTTGCATGTCCATTCGGCCGCGGCCACAATCCGCCGCCATGCACGCGCCCGCTTTTCCACAGGATCGCCTGCCCGGCTGGCTGCTTCAGAACCGCAATTTCGTGCTGCTCTGGGCGGCCTATGGCGTCGCGGCGATCGGCGATCACCTGAGCGAAATCGCGCTGCTGAAGGCCGCCGGCGGGCTGGAGCGGCCGGACGTCACGCGGCTGCAGGCGCTCATTTCGTTCGGCTTTTTTCTGCCGTTCGTGCTGATCGGCCCGCTGGCGGGCTGGTGGTCGGACCGCTTCAGCCGCAAGACGACCATGATCGCCGCGGACCTGCTGCGTGCGGCGCTGGTGTTCAACCTGGCGCTGATCGTGCCGTGGCTGCAGCGGCTGCTCGATTCGGCCGGGATGCGCGACTTTGCGATCATCATTCCGCTCGCGGTGGTCGGGGCGCTGGCGGCGTTCTTTTCGCCGGCGCGGCAGGCGATGCTGCCGACGCTGATTCGCGACGATCAACTGGTGCGGGCCAATGCGCTGATCTCCGCCCTGGGCACCATCGGCACGATCATCAGCGCCGTGGTCGGCGGCTATCTCGTGCAGCACGCCGGGCCGGAGTGGAATTTTCACATCAACGCGCTCACGTTCGTGCTCAGCGCGGCGTTCGTCGCGTCGATCGCGATGTCGCGAACACGGGCCGTGCCGCACCCGCCGCTGGAGGGCATTCTGACGCCGGTGGCGGCGGGTTTTCGCTACGTGCTGACGCACCGCCGGATTTTCCAGATGATCCTGCTGGGGGCGGTATTCTGGGCGGCGGCGGGGGCGGTGATTTCAGTGGTGCCGGCGATCGTGAAGTCGCTGTACGGCGACAACTACACCGCGGCCGGCTCGTTCCGCGGGATCATCGGCCTGGGGCTGGCGGGCGGGGCGACGGTGATGACCATCATCGGGCCGACCTTGCCGCTGCAGATGGCGGTGAAGATTGCGCTGAGCGCCGCGGCGCTGTGGATTCTCGCGCTGGACGCGGCGTTCAGCTTCGGGCTGGGCAAGATCGCGACGGGCGTGTGCCTGTTCGGAATCGGCGGGGCGGGGGCGGCGCTGCTGGTGACGATCATGGCGACGATTCAGCGCTTCGTGCCCGATTCGCGCCGCGGGCGCGTCTTCGGCGTGTCCGACATGCTGACCATGGGAGCGATGGTCGTCGCGACGGGAGCCCTGGGGATCCCGACGATTGCGAATCTCGATCGCTACATTCCGTGGATTCTGCTCGTGACGGCGGGGATGTTCATCGGCGTTTTCATCGCGGCGCGGCGCGAGTATGCGCGCCGCAGCCGGTATTCGCGCATCGTCCAGGTGATGATTCAACTGACCATCTTCCACGCCCGCTTCTGGTGCCGGCTGCGAAGAGTCGGGCCGTGCACCGTGCCGACCCGCGGGCCGGTGATCGTCGTCGGCAACCACACGTCGTTCATCGATCCGCTGATCATCATCGCCTCGTCGCCCCACCGGCTGCCGGCGTTCCTGGTCGCCAAGGAATACTTCGTGCGCTGGCCGTGGAAGTGGTTCATGAGCCTGAATCACTGCATTCCGGTGGACCGCGCGAATCCGGGCCGCGGCGTGCTGAGCGCCAGCCTGAAGCTGCTCGAGCGCGACGGGTGCCTGGGGCTTTTTCCGCAGGGCACATTCGCGCCGCCGGGCGAGCAGGAGCCGGAGGCGAAATCGGGCGTCGGCTTGCTGGCGCTGCGCAGCGGTGCGACGATCGTTCCGTGCCACATCAGCGGCACGCGCTATACCGACGGTCTGCTGGCGGGATTTTTCACCCGGCATAGCGTGCGCATCCGTTACGGCCCGGCGCTCGACCTGTCGGCATTCAGAGATCAGCCGCGCACGCGCGAGACGGCGGACCGGATTGCGGAGTTGATTATGCAGAAGATCCGCTCGTTGGCGCCGGACGTCGAACCGTAGCGCGCCTTGGCGTCGTCGTGGCACCGGTCTTGGACGTCTCCGACCGGTGCATGTTTCGACGGGTCTTCGACCCGTGGATTCCGCTGCGGGTCGGAGACCCGCAGAAACACCCACCGGTCACAGACCGGCGCCACAACTGACCTATGCGAATGGCCCGACAAGCCGGTGATTGGCGCGTGATTGTGCTCACGACGATCGCACCGCTGCTCATTCTCTCGATTCTCTGCGCGCTTCATGTGCCGCTGGGCAAACCCGCAACGCTGACCTACCTCTACTCGCCGATTCCGCTCCGCCGGATCGGCAGCGCCCTGGCGTTGCTGCCGATCGCCGCGCTCGCGGGCTACGCGGTTGTTCTGTGTGACGGACTCACGCGCGGCCGACGGCGGCTGGGGTTGGCGCTTGCGGCGCTTTCACTGATCGGCGTCGGCACATGGAGTTACTTTGCACCGCCCGAACATGTGAATCAGCACGTCTTCAACATGCAGTCGCCCTCGCACGACGGCGCGTTCGTGTACGAGGCGTTTCAGTTTGACGACTGCCGCGGCTACCTGCGCGATTTCCCGCAGCGGGCCGCGACGCCGCCCGCGGAAATGAAAGGCACGCGCGTCATCAGCAACCCGCCGGGCACGACGCTTCTGGCGTATGGCGTCCGCCGGGCGCTGGGCGATGCGGCCCTCGACATCCTCGATGTGCCGGAAGGCGCCGCCGAGCTGCGTTTCTTCCGGCTGCGGGCGGGCGTCGGGTTGGTCACACTCTGGATATTCACGGGCCTGTGGATCGCGTCGGCCGCGGTGATCTACGGGACCGGCCGGCTTTATTTCGCGGAGGCGCCGTCGGCGGCGCTGGCGATTCTCAGCGTGGTAACGCCGATGACGCTGCTGTTTGCGCCCGGAAAGGACGTGGCGCAGCTCTTCACGCTTAGCGTTCCGCTGTACCTATGGCTGATGGCGTGGAGAACCGGGCGCCGGTGGGCCGCGGCGGCGGCGGGGCTGTGCCTTGCGGCGGCGATCCTTGTAAGCCTGGTGCACGCCTGGCTGGCGGCGATAGTTGTTGCCGCGTGCGTGGTTGCGGAGCTCCGAGGCGGCCAGTTGGGTCGTCGGCTGATGCTGCTGCTCATCGCGGGAGCGGGCGCGATGGTCGGCTGGGGGGCGCTCTGGGTGATCGGCGTTGACGTGCCATCCACGTTGCGGGCCGTGGCGCGGGCCCAGGCCGAGGTGACGCGCGGCGCCAGCGCGATGCCGCTGATGTGGCAACTGCTGGGCGTTCCGATCTTCGTGCTTTTTTGCGGCCCGGCGGTGGTTCTCGCGCTGGCCGGCGCGTTTCGACCGGGCGCGGCGGCGGTCGGTGGCCGTTTCGCGCGCGCTCTCAGTGTAGGCGCGCTGGTCGTAATGCTTGCGACGATCGGCTTTACCAACATGGAAACGCCGCGGCTGTGGATTGCTTTCGTTCCGCTGCTCCTGCTCGCGGCGTTTCTACGAACCGACGAGTCCATGGCGTCGCGTCCTAGCCAAGGCTCGCTGGGACACGCGACGCGGCGGGCGCGCTGGCTGGGGATGCTCGTGGCGGGTCAGATTGCGGCGGGCGGCTTGCAGTGGTCACTGATGGACATGCGCGAGACGGAAACGCGTCTGATCGGCGAGACGCCGCGCTTCTTTAAGTAACCCGCGCCGGCTGCTTGCGTGATGGCCTCTTACCCATGCCGCTCATGCCACTGGCACGAGCGGTAGCGCCGCGACTCTACTTCCCCTTCTTTGCGCCTGCCGGCGCGCTGGTCGTCGGACGCTCGGCCGCCTCTCGCTGAGCGCGCGTCGGGAGCTTCTCCAGCCGCGGCTTGAGCGACTCGTTGAAGATGTCGTCAATCGGTTTCATGAGTGCCGCGGAATTGGTGCGCAGCTCCTTGAGCCGGGCCGTACGTTGCTCGCCGCCAACCGCGACGGCCTCGTCGATTTCCTTCTCATGCGCCGTGATGTCTTGTTTCCGGCGATTCAGGTACGAGGCTGCCTGCTCCTGACAGGACTGCAGAATGCTCTTTGCGCGACCGGATTGGGCCTCGTCGAGCGCGTACCGGGCGATGAAGCGGCCGGTGTATGCCTCCCAGACGGAGATGAACGATTCGGGCGAACCGGCGCCGGAGTCGCGCGACCACTGGAGACGGCGCAGCGTCTCCTTGTCGCCCGACGAACCCGGACTGCAGAGCGCCTGCCGCTCAACAAGCTCCAGGTAGCGCGGGCCGAGCCGCAGTTCACCGGCGGTGATGCGCTCGTTGAATTCACGCTTCGAAATGATGCGTTCGCCGTCCCAGAACTGTACGTCGCCGATGGGGGCGAGGTGTTTCTTGTCGTCCACCTGCTGCAGCCGGATTCCGGGATCGATGCCGATGTCGGCCGGCGACAACCGGGGCGGGTGTTCGGGGCGGTCAAACTCCGCGGTTTCAATCTCGATCACATCGACGAGCGCGGCGCCCTCGTCGCGCGAGCCGTAGTACGTCTCGATCCGCTTTGGAAACCACAACCGTCCGAACTTCTGTAGCGTGGTCCGTGTTTCGGTCAGCAACGTGCCATCTTCGGAATATGCGGCGACGCGGACGGGATTCCAGTCTTTCTCGGGGTCGATCCAGAAGCGTGTCGCGCCCTGAGGTTGCGTGCACGTCACGACGTGCAAACCATTCTCAATTGTCTCCGAAAATGCGACACGCGACCTACCGGCGAAGGTGCAGTCGGCAGTCGAACCGGAGGGATTGCCCGGTCCAGCGCCAAATGACCGGGGATCGAGAAATCGGGGAGAGTCGGGCGCAAGCGAGAAGTAGTCCGCCTCCAGTCGTTGAGCCTCGTGACGAAATACCTTGCCCTCTTGATTGAGCGCAAGAAGCGGATTGTCCTGGTTCGCGGATGGCCGACCTTCCAAGTCCCTGTACAACACGCCTTCAGAATCCGGCAGGGCCTCGACCGTATAATCTGCGCCGGCTACGCGGTGCCGGCGCCGGGCGGGCATCAGTCCGCGTGCGTGGTCTGTGTACGTCAATTCGATCGCGGCGGTCACGAACGCTTCGCGCGCCTGTTGCATCGCCATCAGGGCACGCGGCCGACGATCAACTTGCTCGTTGGACTGCGCCGCGCTAATGAGCATGGCGGCGAAGAGGTTTGCGGCGAGCGCGAACATCACGATCTCCGGATAGCCGCGTCAAGGCAAGACGTAACAGGGGTTTCGTCCGACGACGACTTTCTTCTGCCCCGTGCTTTGCCCGTTCGGCGCCAAGTAATTGGGAACACAATCGCAGGGTGGAGTTTGCGGATCGCATGGGTAAGATTTCCAGCACAACACGAACTCCTGCCCCAGTTCCTTGTAATCATCGCCAGCGACGGCGGACCGCCCCGACGCGCACAGGATAACCAACCCGGGTGCAGCACACCCAGGATCTAGGCAGGCTCCGCAGTTGCTGTCCTGGCAATCTGCGCACGCATTCCCTGAATACTGAATGTCCCAAAGGCAGTCCTCAGATCCTTGCGCCAACGCGGCTTCAGACATGGCAGCCAAGACAAAACACAATCCGATGAGTCGCAGTCGAATGACAGTCTCCTTCCACAGATGGGCAGATGGGCAGATGGGCATATGGGCAGATGGGCAGATGGGCCCGCGAGCCCATCGCTCAAGTCAAAGAGTAACACACTTTGGCAAGCTGTCAACCGATTTCTCGCCTCAACGCCCGGTTTTTCCGGGTCTTGCAGTGCCAATCTGCTTGCGCGACGACGCGCGACCCAGCGGAGCACGAAGCGCGAGCGAATGCCTGCCGACGCACGAAATCCTCGGCTTCGCGGCCTTGGACCCGGGCGGGACACACATACTCCCAGGTCTTGTGCGGCTACTTGGAGTCGTCCGGCCCACGCCGGCTACCGGCGCGACGGCTTTCTGATCGGCCGTCGCGTGCCGGTGTCCCATGTCTTTCGGCGGCCGGCCAGATAGGCCCCCGTCAGCGACTCGGGCGCCTCGCACACCTGCTGCGGCCGGCCCTGCGCCACCACGCGCCCGCCGCGCACGCCCGGCCCCGGTCCGAAATCCACCAGCCAGTCGGCCGCCAACATCGTGTCGTGGTCGTGTTCGACAACGATGACCGTGTTTCCTAGGTCGCGCAGCCGCTGGAGCGAAGCCAGAAGCCGCCGGTTGTCGCGCGGGTGCAGCCCGATGCTCGGCTCGTCCAGCACGTACAGCACGCCGGTCAATCCGCAGCCGATCTGGCTCGCCAGGCGGATGCGCTGCGACTCGCCGCCGGAGAGCGTCGGCGCGGCGCGATCCAGCGTCAGGTAGTCCAGCCCGACGTCCAGCAGGAATCGCAGCCGGGCGCGGATTTCCTTCAGCGGCTCCTCGGCGATCAAGGCCCGCGCCCCGCTGACGTCGAGCTGGTCGAAGAACTCCAGCGCCCGGCGGATGGGGAGCCGGCTGGCTTCCACGATATTCAGCGTCGCGGCGCCGCGCGTGCCGCCGCCGGCGCGGCTCGTCAACGTAACGGCGAGAGCTTCTTTCCGCAGTCGAGCCCCGCCGCATTCGCCGCAGAGCGCCACGCGCATGAACTGCTCGTAGAAGCGGCGCACCATCGCCGATGCTGATTTGCGGTAGCGCGAGCGCAAGTCGGCGATCACGCCTTCGAACGGTCCGCCGTGCCGCCACACGCCGAAGCGGCCTTTCCACTCAAACGTGAGGTGTGCGTCGTCCGTGCCATAGAGCAACGCCTGCCGGCCGGCTTCCGGCAGTTGATCCCACGGGGCGTCCAGATCGAAGCCGATGTGCCGCGCGACGCCGCGGTAGATGTGCTCCGGCCACTTTCCGGGCCGTCGGCGCAGGGCGACGATGCAGGGAGACAGGAACGACCTGGTCGAATCGGGAATCAGCAGCTTCGGATCGAAATCAAAGGACGTGCCGAGTCCGTCGCAGCGTGCGCACATGCCCTGGGGACTGTTAAAGCTGAAAAGCTGCGGATCGGGCGGCTCAAAACTCACGCCGCAGTCGGAACAAGCGAACCCGGCGGACAGGAGAATGTCCCG
The genomic region above belongs to Phycisphaerae bacterium RAS1 and contains:
- the uvrA_3 gene encoding UvrABC system protein A codes for the protein MASLSSQPIRVAGARVHNLRDVSLTLPRNKLICFTGVSGSGKSSLAFDTLYAEGQRRYIESLSSYARQFMGQLPKPDVDQITGLSPSISIQQKTSGWNPRSTVGTITQIYDYARVLFARAGTPHCTRCGREIAAQTREQMLAQILALGEGTACTLLSPKVRAQKGEHRDLFAELLQQGFARARVDGVYIHLSDPPPLDRNRRHHIEVVIDRVTIRRAARGRLAEALELALAQGDGVVIVCPSDLASDWGGAGVSPAPATPGTGKMPVPPQEAVKRGGAAAGAEVHGAGRDILLSAGFACSDCGVSFEPPDPQLFSFNSPQGMCARCDGLGTSFDFDPKLLIPDSTRSFLSPCIVALRRRPGKWPEHIYRGVARHIGFDLDAPWDQLPEAGRQALLYGTDDAHLTFEWKGRFGVWRHGGPFEGVIADLRSRYRKSASAMVRRFYEQFMRVALCGECGGARLRKEALAVTLTSRAGGGTRGAATLNIVEASRLPIRRALEFFDQLDVSGARALIAEEPLKEIRARLRFLLDVGLDYLTLDRAAPTLSGGESQRIRLASQIGCGLTGVLYVLDEPSIGLHPRDNRRLLASLQRLRDLGNTVIVVEHDHDTMLAADWLVDFGPGPGVRGGRVVAQGRPQQVCEAPESLTGAYLAGRRKTWDTGTRRPIRKPSRR